Below is a window of Enterococcus gilvus ATCC BAA-350 DNA.
TAGACAGTACCGTTGCCGCTATTGAGGATGAACGCGAAATTGAAAAATCAAAAGACGAATTAATTACGAATGTCAGTCATGATATCCGTACGCCATTAACTTCAATCATTGGTTATCTTGGTTTAATTGAAGACGGTCAATACCAAAATGACGAAGAAATTCTCAAATATACCAGTATTGCCTATAAAAAGGCTAAACAGATGAAATCTTTAGTAGAAGACTTATTTGAATATTCGAAGGTGCGTCAACCTTCTGTTCCAGTCAATAATGTTTCTTTTGACATGGTACAGCTATTGGAGCAACTTGCTGCTGATTTTGAACTAGAAGCTAAGAAAAAGAATATTATGATTCAAGTTGATACAAAGGAAAGCCAATTAGTTATGGATGGCGATACCGAAAAGCTCGTCCGCGTGTTTAATAATCTAATTACAAACGCCTTAAAATACGGCACTGGTGCTAATAAAATAGTCATTGAGATAGAAAAAACAAAAAATGAAGCTGTCGTAACTGTCAAAAATAATGGAGAACCTATTCCTAGAGAAGCTCTGGATCAATTATTTGATCGTTTTTACAGAGTTGACGGCTCTCGTTCTCAAGAAATCAGTGGTACCGGATTAGGCCTTGCTATTGCTCAAAATATCGTCAATTTACATGGTGGTTATATTTACGCACAGTCAAATAATGATTGGACGTCGTTTATCATTCATTTACCGCTCTATAAGAATCAGTTGAAGACCCTTCCAGATAATTATTGACTTTATTTTTCCAATTGCTTATACTTGTCTCAATATGATACGCAGGAAACCAAGTACGTAGTTTTGTTTTTTTAGAGAGTTGATGGCTGGTGGAAATCAACAGAACATTCTACGGAAATCCAGTTTCAATGTCTGTGTTTTTTGAAAGAAAAACCGGTTGACGTCGATATACGTCGTTCAAGTGCAGCTTTTGCTGAATTTGGGTGGTACCGCGAAATTCAACACCGTTTCGTCCCTATTTAACGGGATGAGACGGTGTTTTTTATTTTAAAGGAGGAAAAATAATGCTAGATGTAAAAATGATTCGTAACAACTTTTCTGAAGTAAATGAAAAATTAGCAACTCGAGGCGTAAAGGAAGACGTCTTAAAGCACTTCTTAGATCTAGATGAACAACGCCGTCAACTATTAGTAAAAACGGAAGAGTTAAAAAAATACCGTAATGATGTTTCAAATGAAATTGCAAAATTGAAGCGTGAAAAAAATGATGCTGCTGATAAAATTGCTGAAATGAAGGAAGTTGGTATTAAAATCAAAGATTTCGATACTCTGGTAGCGGGTATTGATGAACAATTAACCGAAATCACAACAACCTTACCAAACTTGCCTCATGATTCTGTACCCATCGGTGAAGATGAAGACGACAATGTGGAAGTTCGTCGCTGGAGTACTCCGCGTCAATTTTCTTTCGAACCAAAACCACATTGGGAAGTTGCAGAGAACCTTGATATTTTAGATTTCGAACGCGGTGCAAAGGTTTCGGGAAGCCGCTTTGTTTACTACAAAGGATTAGGCGCTCGATTAGAACGTGCTGTTTATAATTTTATGTTAGATGAACACGTTTATGAGCAAGGGTATACTGAAATGATTACTCCTTATTTGGTCAATAGTAAATCAATGTTTGGTACGGGACAGTTTCCTAAATTTAAAGAAGATGTCTTTCAGGTGGAGGATCGCGATCTAACTTTGATCCCAACTGCTGAAGTTCCTTTGACTAACTATTATGCAGATGAAATCTTAGATGGTAAGGATTTACCAATTTATTTTACTGCCCTATCTCCTTCTTTTCGTTCTGAAGCAGGCAGTGCAGGTCGTGATACTCGCGGGTTAATTCGTTTGCACCAGTTCCATAAAGTAGAAATGGTTAAGTTTAGCGACAAAGAAACTTCTTATGACGAGCTAGAAAAAATGACTCAAAACGCAGAAGTGATTTTACAAAAATTAAACCTGCCTTATCGTGTTATTACTTTATCTACTGGCGACATGGGATTCTCGGCTGCCAAAACATATGATCTAGAAGTATGGGTCCCTGCTCAAAATACGTATCGAGAAATTAGCTCTTGCTCAAACTGTGAAGATTTCCAAGCTCGCCGCGCAATGATTCGTTATCGCGACGAAGATGGTAAAGTTCAATATGCACACACTTTGAATGGTTCTGGCCTTGCTGTCGGACGTACAGTAACTGCTATTTTAGAAAACTATCAAAATGAAGACGGTTCGATTACCATTCCAGAAGTATTAGTCCCTTATATGGGTAATACAAAAGTCATTAAAAAGGAAAATTAAAAAAACAGCGACTTCTACTTTATGAAGTCGCTGTTTTTATATACAAAGCCGTACTAATTTTTATTGTTCAACTGAATAGTTTGGTGCTTCCTTAGTAATTTGAACATCGTGAGGGTGTGATTCTTTCAATCCATTCCCACTCATTTGAACAAATTGTGCATTTTCTCGAAGGTCTTTTAAATTACCTGCACCAACATAGCCCATACCAGCTTTTAATCCACCAATCATTTGGAAGATAATATCTGCTGCAGTTCCTTTATAAGCAACGCGTCCTTCAATACCCTCTGGCACTAATTTATTGGCTTCATTGACCCCACTTTGGAAATAACGATCACTAGATCCTTTTTCCATCGCGCCTAATGATCCCATACCACGATACGTTTTAAACCGACGTCCTTGGTAAATTTCAAATTCGCCTGGAGACTCATCTGTTCCAGCTAACATTGAACCGAGCATAACTGCATGTCCGCCAGCTGCCAAAGCTTTAACGATATCCCCAGAATATTTAATTCCTCCATCCGCTATAATTGCTTTGCCGTATTGACGAGCAACAGAAGCTGCGTCGTAGATTGCCGTTAATTGAGGAACACCAACGCCGGCAACAACACGTGTTGTACAGATTGAACCAGGGCCAATACCTACTTTTACGACATCAACTCCAGCATCATATAATGCTTTTGCTCCTTCAGCAGTTGCAATATTACCTGCGATTAAAGTAGCGTCTTGGAACGTTTTCCGAATTTCGCTGATTTTGCGTAAAACACCGGCACTATGGCCGTGAGCGGTATCGATGACAATTGCATCAACACCTGCTTTAAGCAACGCTTCCGCCCGTTCAAAAGTATCACTGGTAACCCCGACAGCTGCAGCCACTAACAATCGGCCATGTTCATCTTTTGCCGCATTTGGAAATTCGATTACCTTTTCGATATCTTTGATAGTGATCAAACCACTTAATCGTCCTTCATCATCAACAATCGGTAATTTTTCGATTTTATGTTTTTGCAATGTTTTCTCAGCATCCTGTAGTTTTGTTCCTACTGGCGCTGTTACAAGACCTTCTTTGGTCATGACATCATTAATTAGCATGTCATAATCCGTTACAAATCGCATATCTCGGTTTGTTATGATGCCTACTAATTTTCGATTTTCTAACGTTTCTACGATCGGAACGCCACTAATACGGTAACGACTCATTAAATCTTCCGCATCCTGTACTTTATGTTCTGGTGTTAAGAAAAATGGATCAATGATCACACCACTCTCTGAACGTTTTACTTTACGAACTTCATCTGCTTGGGCAGCAACACTCATATTCTTATGGATGACTCCAAGGCCACCCTGCCGGGCCATAGCGATTGCCATTTTACTATCTGTTACAGTATCCATGCTTGCACTCATTAATGGAATGTTCAACTTGATATTCTTCGCCAATTGTACGCTCATATCTACTTCATTTGGCAATACATGACTTTCCGCCGGAATCAATAAAACATCATCAAATGTCAGACCTTTTTTTGCAAATTTCGTTTCCCAATTAGACATTGTTCGTAACCACTCCCCAGAATTATTTTTAATAAAAAAACTAACAGAATGCACGAGTGAAGTCAACAACTTGTGTTGAAATCCTCATCTAACCTTTATTTTTCTGCTGATTCAAACCATTTTTCGAGTAATTCCGTCGTGATTGGTTCATCTGATGGAAGCGTCTGATACGTTGCTTGGTTTGTCTTGTTGTCTCGAATCAAATAAAAACCCTCTTTATTTGAGAAATCATCTAGAGAGATTACTGTGTAACGATCCTCAATATTCTGTATCCCCTTAAATACTTCACGTATCAATATCTTAGCCTGATGAATGTTCTCCTGTCGCTCTTGTGCCTTTTCAACCGCTGCAGTCAGTGTGTATCCCTCGTCTAAAAAATGCTTGATAATTTCTACCTTAATTACCATTGGCAATCTAAATTTTCGATTCCCGCTTTTTTCACCGGTCGATTCAACATAGCCTTTTTGCTCCCAATAGCGAATTTGTCTAGGTGAAACACCCGTTACTTTACTTAATTCACTGATCCCTACTAATAATTCATCGCTTTCTAGGAGCTGTTTAACCGTATTGTTCTTCAAAACGCATCCCTCTCTTCACTTTATGATTATACTTTCGATAACAACCTTGTCAAGTAAGTTGACAAAAAAATAAAATAGCAGTAAAGTAACAAACGAACATTTATTGTTTCTGAAAATTTTCATAGAGAGAAGGCGTTAGATCGTGAGTAATAAACAAACGGTCGATATTTACGGAAAACCCTACAATCGTTCTTTATTAGTCGTTGTACTATTAATAGGAACTTTTTGTACGGTCTTAAATCAAACATTGTTAACAACAGCTTTTCCTGCACTAATGAAAGCTTTTGATATATCTGCTTCTAGTGTTCAATGGCTGACAACTGGCTTTTTGCTAGTGAACGGGATAATGATCCCCATCAGCGCTTGGCTGATCAATAAATTTAGCTCGAAAAGGTTGTACTTGACCGCAATGACAATCTTCTTGATCGGCACGATTACTTGTTTTGTCGCACCAAATTTTTCTACCTTATTAATAGGACGATTAATACAAGCGGCGGGTGTCGGTATTTCAATGCCGCTATTACAAAACATTATGCTTTCAATTTTCCCTCCAGAAAAACGCGGCTCAGCAATGGGAATGGCCGGAATCGTTATTGGACTTGCTCCAGCCTTAGGCCCCACTCTTTCTGGTTGGATTATTGATCACTATACATGGCGTGACCTATTCGGTATGGTCATTCCAATCGTAATCTTCGTTTTGGTACTTGCTCTCTTCTTAATGAAGAGCGTCATTCAACTATCCAATCCAAGTATCGACGTATTATCAGCCATATTATCAACAGTCGGCTTTGGCAGCCTGCTATATGGCTTTTCTTCTGTCGGTAATGACGGTTGGGGCAGCGCAAAAGTTATCAGCTTTTTAGTTGTTGGTGTTATAGTGATTGGTTTGTTTGTATGGAGACAACTTAGGTTAGAGCATCCCTTTTTGGAATTACGTGTATTCAAATCGCCTATATTTACAATTGCTGCTATTTTAAGTGGTGTCGTAAATATGGCAATGGTGGGCGCTGAAATGGTACTTCCCCTATATATTCAAAATATTCGTGGAGAATCTGCTTTCCACTCAGGGTTGATGTTGTTGCCTGGGGCTTTGGTCATGGGTTTGATGATGCCGATAACTGGTGCTATCTTCGATAAACACGGTGCCAAACGATTAGCAATTAGTGGAATGTTGATCCTGACAGCCGCTACTCTACCTTTTGCCTTTTTAACTGCTGAAACACCTATTGCTATGATCGTTATTTTATATGCAATGCGTATGTTTGGTATCTCGATGGTTATGATGCCTGTCACTACTTCAGGAATGAATGCTTTACCAATGAATTTAATCAGCCACGGGACAGCCGTGAACAATACGTTCCGTCAAGTTGCAAGTTCTATCGGAACAGCTATTTTGATAAGTGTATTAACAAATGTTACAAAAGATAACTTACCTGCAGCGCACTTACTGAAAACACTACCGTTGTCTTATAAAAATCAGGCAATTAACGCCACACTCTCTGGTTATCATGCCGCTTTTTATGTCGCTGTGCTATTTGGTGTCGTAGGTTTTATCATCACTTTTTTCCTGAAAACCAATAAAAAAATGGAAGAAGGTATGACACAATGATTTTTGTTGTAACAGTTATTAGTGTATTAGCTTTCGCATTAACGAATATCTTTGCTAAAAAAACTTGGCAAACCGTTCTTTCGATAATCTTTGCGGGTATCTTTTTAATCAGTCTTGCCCTCATTACAGCAAATGATCATTACCATTATGGAATGAAAAAAGTGACTGAAACAACAACACAAACCCTTCTTTCAACAGCCGACAACAAAGATATGAATATGTTGTTATACCAGCCTCTCGGAGATGGTACAGAAAAGATTTACTTATATAAAACAAATGACTCCCAGAAAAAGCCAAAAACAACTGGAACAGATCATGTTAGCAATATCGTAAAAACGAATCAAAAGAAATCTCAGTTAAAAACGGAGAAAACCTATTGGGTATACAAAAATGATACTACCAAATTCTGGTTTGGACTATCTAGCAAAAATCATCAATTAGTCAAAGAAAGAAATACCTTTGACGTTCAAAACGAATGGTTTGTTTTAAGTACAACTCAGGCAAAAAAATTAGCAAAATTAGCGCAAGAAAATAAGAGTACTATGCAAAATGATGCTAAATTATTTGTCCAAGAAAAAGTTAAAACAGCTATGATGCAAAACCCAACAATGGATCAAACCACCCAACAGAAGATCATCCAAGAAGCAACTTCTGAGTATCAACATCAAGCGATGGCAAAATTAATTGCTAAAATAGAAAAAGAATAAAAAAAGGACTATGCCAATTTAATTTTGGTATAGTCTTTTTGTTTGTTCTGTTCTTTTAATTTAGTTATTCCATATAGGTAGTTATATACAAAATGGGCAACGTCTGAAAGATGAATATTGCCCATTTTGTTATTTTCTTGGTGCAGTAGCTAAACTGCTGATAATTCCAAAACGTTTTTTCAGGTAGTATCGTAAAGCAAGTGCAAGCCCGGATAGCACAATCAAAACGATTGGATCAAGTATAGGATTCAATGATGGTGGTAACAATGCCGCACCGTTGAATACTAAAAACCATACGAGCGTTACAGATACTAATAAGAGAATGGTCTTCCAAGTTTTAGGTTTTTTTGATTTATCTGCACCAGGTTGTTCATACTGATAAACAAACAAGTACATCATATAAAAAACTAGGCCTCCCACAGCTGAGGCAACGATTAAAGCAGTGATACCATAGGTAACAGCTTGTGTTCCACGTGAAACAAACAGACCCATAATACCCGATACTATTCCCAAAAGTCCAAATAATAACAAGAAGTTATCCAGCCACATTAATGAAGCTGTGGTAGATTTTTTTTGTTCAACAGGTTTATTAACGATTGCGTCTAGCCGTTCTGAAACAGTACCGAACAATTGACGTGCTGTTTTCCCTGTTTTTTGTTCTTCAACTAAGACCGGCAGCATCTCATTCAAGGCCGTGATTGTTTGTTCCTCCGTTAAGTTAGCTGCTCTTAAGGATTTTTTTAAGTCAAAAATATACTGCTCATTACGTTTAGTTAATTTCGCTTCAAGTTGAATATTCTCAGCTTGTAGCGCTTGTAATTTTTCTGGTTCCATTGTTTCTTTCCTCCTAAACGTTGAAACGGAACAACATTACATCGCCATCTTGTACAACGTAATCTTTTCCTTCCAATCTGACGCGCCCTGCTTCTTTTGCAGCGTGCATACTGCCATATTTATCTAAATCTTCGAAAGATACTGTTTCAGCACGTATAAATCCGCGCTCAAAATCGGTATGAATGATTCCTGCTGCTTGAGGAGCCTTCATTCCTTTTCGGAAAGTCCATGCACGAACTTCTTGTTCCCCAGCTGTAAAATACGTTGCTAATCCTAACAAATCGTATGCTGTACGGATCAATTGATCAAGTCCAGATTCTTCGATTCCCATTGCTTCTAAAAATTCAGCCTTGTCTTCGTCTTCTAGCTCAGCAATTTCTTCTTCCGCCTCCGCACAAACAACAATGACTTCAGAATGCTCAACAGCAGCAAAATTACGAACAATTTGAACATACTCATTACTATCCGGATCAGCTACCGTATCTTCATCAACATTCGCGACATATAGCACGGGCTTACTTGTTAATAAGAATAAACTTTTGACAATCTTTTCTTCCTCTTCAGTAAACTCAATCGTACGAGCTGATTGTCCTTCTTCTAGTACAGGTTTCAACTTATCTAAAATAGCTAACTCTGCTACCGCATTTTTTTCTTTTGTTTTTGCAACTTTTGCTACACGTGTATAGCGTTTATTGACAGAATCTAGATCCGCCAAGACTAATTCTAAGTTGATCGTCTCGATATCTTCCAACGGATCAACACGACCCTCTACGTGGGTAATATTTTCATTATCAAAGCAACGTACCACATGACAAATAGCGTCTACTTGGCGAATATGACTTAAGAATTGATTTCCTAGTCCTTCGCCTTTACTAGCACCTTTTACGATACCAGCGATATCTGTAAACTCAAAGGTTGTTGGCACTGTCTTTTTGGGATGAACCAATTCAGTTAAACGTTCTAAGCGCCAATCAGGCACCTCTACCATCCCGACATTTGGATCAATCGTTGCGAAAGGATAGTTGGCAGCTTCTGCTCCCGCTTTAGTAATTGCATTAAATAGGGTAGATTTACCAACATTGGGCAATCCTACGATTCCGGCTGTTAAGGCCATGTTTTACTTCACTCTTTCTCTACTAAGGAATTATTATTGAGCAGAATCACTTTTCTTCTCAAGGATTTTTTTCATTTTTTTCTCAAAATCACGTCGTGTCATCATAACTATATGACCACAATTGACACATTTTATCTTTATATCCGCACCCATACGAATGATCTCCCAGCGATTTGTCTGGCAAGCATGCGGTTTTTTCATTTCAACAATATCACCTAAATCATACATCTGGCAAACCCTCCTCGTTCATATTCAATAGTCATTTTCAGTAATGATCAGGATTCATCGAAATGAATATTTAAAATATCTAGGATACGTGTTAAGTCTGAAGGTGATAAATATTCGATCGCAATTTTGCCTTTTCCGTCTTTTTCAACGATTTCGACACCTGTTCCAAATTTATCCATCAAACGGTCTTCACTTTCTCGTAAGTAGTAAGGCTTTTCTTTCGTCAAACGAGGACCTTTTTTCTTGTCTTTCGCTTTTCCTTCATTATATTCATTAACAATTTGTTCTAATTGACGAACAGTCAAATTTTCTTTAACCGCGCGATTGGCCAGTTTTAGAATCTGATCTTTTTTCTTTAATCCCAATAGCGTTCGAGCCTGTCCCATTGATAAACGTTCGTCTTGTACCATCTCTTTTACTAATTTAGGCAAGGTTAACAAACGTAAATAATTGGCAATATACGGTCGGCTTTTTCCTAAACGGTTGGCTACGTCCGCTTGTGTTAATTTCAAATTTTTCATCAGCATTTCATAAGCTTCTGCTTCTTCTAACGGGTTTAAATCCTCACGCTGCAAATTTTCTAATACTGCAATTTGCATCATCGCTTCTTCATCAAACTCACGGATAATCGCTGGAATTGTTTCTTTTCCTGCTAACTTAGATGCACGAAAACGACGTTCTCCAGCAATCAGCTCATATCCTTTAACTGCCGATTTTCTAACAATAATTGGTTGAAAAACACCCGATTGTTCAATCGAATTGGCTAATTCTTGTAATGTCGTTTCATCAAAAGATTTCCGTGGTTGATAGGGGTTTGGACGCAAATCACTCAATGGAATCTCAATAACTTGATCCTTTTTCATATCGACTTCTTCAATCTCAGAAAGGTCTTGGAACAAGGCATCGATCCCTCGGCCTAATCCTTTATTTTTGCTCACGAACTAACACTTCCTTTGCTAGAGCTTGATAAACTTCGGCACCTTTTGAACGTGGATCATAATCAATGATCGGCTTTCCATGACTAGGTGCTTCAGATAAACGGACATTTCTTGGAATAATCGTATCGTAAACTTTTTCTTGGAAATAACGACGGACCTCTTCTACCACTTCTGCACCAAGGTTCGTTCGTGCATCATACATCGTTAAGAGAACACCTTCAATCTCTAGTCCGGGATTAAAGTGTTTTTGAACCAATCTAACTGTATTTAACAGCTGACTCAATCCTTCCAATGCATAGTATTCACATTGAACAGGAATTAAAATAGCATCACTTGCCGTGAATGCATTGATCGTCAAATGCCCTAAAGATGGGGGGCAATCAACTAAAATGAAGTCATAATCATCACTTACTTCTGCTAAAGCGCTCTTCAGGCGTGATTCTCTTGCCATCATAGAAGTCAATTCAATCTCTGCCCCAGCCAACTGCAAAGTAGCCGGTACGATGGATAAATTCTCTCGCGATGTCTCAATTATTGTATCTTTAATAGGAACTTCATTGACTAAAACATCATAAATATCTTGTTTTACGTCCGGTTTACGCACTCCTAAACCACTTGTAGCATTTCCTTGTGCGTCGCTGTCAATCAGCAAGACCTTTTTACCATCATAAGCTAAGCACGCACCCAAATTGACGGTTGTCGTTGTTTTTCCAACACCGCCTTTTTGGTTTGCAACAGATATGATCCGTGCCATCTAATTTCCTCCTAGTTCATACAAATTAAATCTATTTCCATTAATCGAAAATAAATTGAATATCCTTTATTTTAACGGTTGCTTATTAGGCAAACCTGGTTTACGTGGATATTTTTTAGGTGTTTCCTTCTTTTTTTGTATCGTGATAATATGGCGCGTATCACCATTTGGCAATGAAACATCTTCCGCTTGAATCAACTTTCCGCCCAATAGAGCGATCGCTGGTCTAGCTTCTTCCAACTCTTCCTCACTCTGAGCTGCCTTTAGGGCAAAGAAATAGCCGTTCTTTTTAACCAATGGCAAACAAAGTTCTGATAAAACACTTAATCGTGCAACCGCTCGAGCAGTCACAAAATCATAACTTTCTCGAAAGTTCGAATTTTGTCCAAACGTTTCTGCCCTATCATGATATAAATCAACCTTTTCTAATTCTAATGCCTTTATTAAGGATGTCAAAAAAGTGATTCGTTTATTCAAAGAATCGACAATCGTAACTTCTAGTTCAGGGAAAATAATTTTTAATGGCAGACTAGGAAATCCTGCGCCAGATCCTACGTCACATAGTTTCCCCAGCGGCTTGAACGTGTCAGAAAAAGATAACGTAATAGAATCATAAAAATGCTTCAGATATACTTCTTTATGTTCTGTAATTGCCGTGAGATTCATCTTTTGGTTCCACTCAACCAATAAATGAAAATAGGTGTCAAATTGAGCCATCTGTTTTTCGGATAGTTCAATCCCCTGTTTCTCTAATTCCATTTGAAATTCTTCTGGTGTCATAAGAAATCCTTTCATATTCGTGAAACAGCAAAATGTTTCACAGACTATTCTCTACTTTAACTTATTATTGCTTTACATGCAATGGTTTACGTATGTTTCACAATGAGATTAAGAAAGCTTTAACTCCAATTTTTATTCGCATTTTTTAAACAGAAATCATAGAACTTTTTTAACACGGGAATTTCTAAATTATTTTTTTTCACCGCTAAGTATATATTACGATCCTCCAAAACATCACTGATAGCGATTTTTTTTACCGGAAATGAACTAATTGACGGGATATCAGGCATAATAGCAATGCCATAATTTTGACCTACAAAACCCAAAATACTGTGGTCTTCCTCCAATTCACACACAATTTCTAAATTTAAATCGCTATTTTTTATCTGTTGATCTAAATACGGACGTAAACCACTTTGTTTACTGTAATAAACATAGGGATAGTCACTTGTCTGTGATAGAGAGATCGTATCAAATTTTGACAACGGGTGTTCCAAGGGTACGACTACCACCATCTCTTCCTGCGTCAATATTTGGTAAATCAATTCTGGGTCGTTGCTTACCTTTGAACAAATGCCAATATCAATAGAATCTTCAAGCAGCATTTGAATAATTTGATTGGAATTTCCTTGTTGGAACTCAAAATTAATTTTTTGATGTCCTTTTTGATGAAACGATTGTGTCAATTTTGGGGCTAAGTTCGCTCCCATAGTAAAAATAAATCCGAACTGAATTTCTCCTGAGTCTGGATCAACCATTTCTTGCAATTTTCGTTGCCCTTTTTCGATTTCAGCTAAGGCCGGTGCAACATATTCATAAAAAATCCGCCCGTGACGTGTTAATTGAATATTTCTTCCTTTTTTTTCAAATAAGGTGACTCCGATCTCTTGCTCTAGCATCGTCATCGCATGACTAATATTTGGTTGTGATGTATTTGAATCTTTCGCGGCTTGCGTCATATGCTCTGTTTGTGCTAATGTTACAAAAAATTCCAATTGTCGTAAGTTCACTTTACTCACCTCTCTAAGTATAAAATTTATTCATTTAATAGATAGAGTTTATCAATTTTATCGATATAAATCATTAGTTTTTATGACAATTGTGGGTTATTATGTGGGTGACTTCAAGTGAAACAAATCACATGAAAGGGGTCTCATTGTGAAAAAAGAAAATTATCGTTTCTTAATTTCTAGCTTGTACTTCAACTATGTTTTTCAGGGGATGGCTGCCATTCTATTGTCGCAAAACATGACAAGCTTAAAAATACACTGGCAAGCTACTACTGCTCAAGTGACACTGGTTATGAGCGCTATTGGATTAGGGAGAATTTTAAGTCTTTACTTTTCTGGTTACTTTTCGGATAGATTTGGTCGCAAAAAGACAGTGTTGATTGCTATAGGTTCATATATAATCTTTTTCTGTGGTATGTTGTTGAGTTCAAATTATCAATTGGCATTCTTCCTAGCCATGTTTGGCGGTATTAGCAATGCGTTTCTTGATACCAGTACCTATCCAACATTGGTTGAAGCTTATCCTGATGAGAGGGTAAACAGTTCTCTAAGCGTATTGAATAAAGCGTTTATTTCTCTTGGACAATTTCTGCTGCCTTTTATCACACGTTATTTATTACAACACAATCTGTTTTTTGGTTGGCCTTTTATTCTCTGCGCTTTATGTCTTTTGGCTAATATGGCTTATTTATTATTTGCTCGGTTTCCAACGTCTACAACGATCATAAAAAAAGACACGGATACTTCAACAAAAAATACGCTAGTAAATCGAGGAAACTTTAAAATCGATGGGATTGCTTTACTGATTTTCTCATTTGTATCGGTCTCCTTATTTAATGTGTTTATTTTATGGATTCCTCAATACGCTGAAAGTATGCGCATCGTCTCTCATGAGAATAGCTTGATCTTCGTAAGCCTTTATAGCACCGGATCTTTTATTTCTGTTTTCTTTACTTCAGGGATTGTTAAAAAAGGGATTAGCATTCCGAAATTTATCAGTTTTTGCCTTTCAATTTCTGGGCTAGCACTGCTTTCCATGCTCATTTATCCAAGCTTTTTGACAATCGTTTTAGCCGCAATCTGCATAGGTATCTTCGCAGCAGGTGGTATTTGGCAATTAGGGCTAGCGCTAATGTTGGAATTATTTCCTAAAAAGAAGGGAAAATGCACGAGCTATTATTCATTAGCAACCTCCGTTTCTATTATGGTCACGCCTTATATAACCGGCGTTCTCAGCGAGCAGAAGATCACCTACGTTTTTTGGTTCGTTTTTCTTCTAAATATTATCGGGTTAGCAGCTTCGCTCGTCATCGTTCATCGATATACGAAATTGATAAAACGACTAGTATTAAACTAGTCGTTTTATTTATTTGCTTTATTAG
It encodes the following:
- a CDS encoding sensor histidine kinase; the protein is MPNKVEKKKRITLTSKEVSELIAEGIVTVILLLLLNVAIMVLFTQMLSNSPDLSDAIYRSKDIFASNFGSDIFWSGRNFVIPLFIIIDILIVFWRLIRRYRQMQLRHIINELHYIANGNYDYRIPFELRGDLSKVVDSINGLVDSTVAAIEDEREIEKSKDELITNVSHDIRTPLTSIIGYLGLIEDGQYQNDEEILKYTSIAYKKAKQMKSLVEDLFEYSKVRQPSVPVNNVSFDMVQLLEQLAADFELEAKKKNIMIQVDTKESQLVMDGDTEKLVRVFNNLITNALKYGTGANKIVIEIEKTKNEAVVTVKNNGEPIPREALDQLFDRFYRVDGSRSQEISGTGLGLAIAQNIVNLHGGYIYAQSNNDWTSFIIHLPLYKNQLKTLPDNY
- the serS gene encoding serine--tRNA ligase; the encoded protein is MLDVKMIRNNFSEVNEKLATRGVKEDVLKHFLDLDEQRRQLLVKTEELKKYRNDVSNEIAKLKREKNDAADKIAEMKEVGIKIKDFDTLVAGIDEQLTEITTTLPNLPHDSVPIGEDEDDNVEVRRWSTPRQFSFEPKPHWEVAENLDILDFERGAKVSGSRFVYYKGLGARLERAVYNFMLDEHVYEQGYTEMITPYLVNSKSMFGTGQFPKFKEDVFQVEDRDLTLIPTAEVPLTNYYADEILDGKDLPIYFTALSPSFRSEAGSAGRDTRGLIRLHQFHKVEMVKFSDKETSYDELEKMTQNAEVILQKLNLPYRVITLSTGDMGFSAAKTYDLEVWVPAQNTYREISSCSNCEDFQARRAMIRYRDEDGKVQYAHTLNGSGLAVGRTVTAILENYQNEDGSITIPEVLVPYMGNTKVIKKEN
- the guaB gene encoding IMP dehydrogenase encodes the protein MSNWETKFAKKGLTFDDVLLIPAESHVLPNEVDMSVQLAKNIKLNIPLMSASMDTVTDSKMAIAMARQGGLGVIHKNMSVAAQADEVRKVKRSESGVIIDPFFLTPEHKVQDAEDLMSRYRISGVPIVETLENRKLVGIITNRDMRFVTDYDMLINDVMTKEGLVTAPVGTKLQDAEKTLQKHKIEKLPIVDDEGRLSGLITIKDIEKVIEFPNAAKDEHGRLLVAAAVGVTSDTFERAEALLKAGVDAIVIDTAHGHSAGVLRKISEIRKTFQDATLIAGNIATAEGAKALYDAGVDVVKVGIGPGSICTTRVVAGVGVPQLTAIYDAASVARQYGKAIIADGGIKYSGDIVKALAAGGHAVMLGSMLAGTDESPGEFEIYQGRRFKTYRGMGSLGAMEKGSSDRYFQSGVNEANKLVPEGIEGRVAYKGTAADIIFQMIGGLKAGMGYVGAGNLKDLRENAQFVQMSGNGLKESHPHDVQITKEAPNYSVEQ
- a CDS encoding MerR family transcriptional regulator, which codes for MKNNTVKQLLESDELLVGISELSKVTGVSPRQIRYWEQKGYVESTGEKSGNRKFRLPMVIKVEIIKHFLDEGYTLTAAVEKAQERQENIHQAKILIREVFKGIQNIEDRYTVISLDDFSNKEGFYLIRDNKTNQATYQTLPSDEPITTELLEKWFESAEK
- a CDS encoding MDR family MFS transporter, with the protein product MSNKQTVDIYGKPYNRSLLVVVLLIGTFCTVLNQTLLTTAFPALMKAFDISASSVQWLTTGFLLVNGIMIPISAWLINKFSSKRLYLTAMTIFLIGTITCFVAPNFSTLLIGRLIQAAGVGISMPLLQNIMLSIFPPEKRGSAMGMAGIVIGLAPALGPTLSGWIIDHYTWRDLFGMVIPIVIFVLVLALFLMKSVIQLSNPSIDVLSAILSTVGFGSLLYGFSSVGNDGWGSAKVISFLVVGVIVIGLFVWRQLRLEHPFLELRVFKSPIFTIAAILSGVVNMAMVGAEMVLPLYIQNIRGESAFHSGLMLLPGALVMGLMMPITGAIFDKHGAKRLAISGMLILTAATLPFAFLTAETPIAMIVILYAMRMFGISMVMMPVTTSGMNALPMNLISHGTAVNNTFRQVASSIGTAILISVLTNVTKDNLPAAHLLKTLPLSYKNQAINATLSGYHAAFYVAVLFGVVGFIITFFLKTNKKMEEGMTQ